In Phocoena sinus isolate mPhoSin1 chromosome X, mPhoSin1.pri, whole genome shotgun sequence, a genomic segment contains:
- the LOC116747438 gene encoding nucleosome assembly protein 1-like 1 isoform X2 codes for MANYSFYFFIYFLTYFSSPDPLEGRELDSAADFKSGNVVHHLVMPKSVSFDTKEESEHQYENADEEKQDGNEKPEEEPKLDMVSAEGSSGECSWKA; via the exons ATGGCCaactattctttttacttttttatttattttctgacataTTTCTCTTCTCCAGATCCTCTCGAGGGCAGAGAACTAGATTCTGCTGCCGATTTTAAATCGGGAAATGTTGTCCACCACCTTGTGATGCCAAAGTCCGTATCATTCGACACTAAAGAAGAGAGTGAACATCAGTATGAAAACGCTGATGAAGAGAAACAGGACGGAAATGAGAAACCAGAAGAAGAACCTAAGCTGGATATGGTCTCAGCAGAGGGCAGCTCTGGAGAATGCAG TTGGAAGGCATAA
- the LOC116747438 gene encoding nucleosome assembly protein 1-like 1 isoform X1 encodes MANYSFYFFIYFLTYFSSPDPLEGRELDSAADFKSGNVVHHLVMPKSVSFDTKEESEHQYENADEEKQDGNEKPEEEPKLDMVSAEGSSGECRYGNRRSGDIRDL; translated from the exons ATGGCCaactattctttttacttttttatttattttctgacataTTTCTCTTCTCCAGATCCTCTCGAGGGCAGAGAACTAGATTCTGCTGCCGATTTTAAATCGGGAAATGTTGTCCACCACCTTGTGATGCCAAAGTCCGTATCATTCGACACTAAAGAAGAGAGTGAACATCAGTATGAAAACGCTGATGAAGAGAAACAGGACGGAAATGAGAAACCAGAAGAAGAACCTAAGCTGGATATGGTCTCAGCAGAGGGCAGCTCTGGAGAATGCAG aTACGGGAACCGGAGGTCTGGGGATATAAGGGATTTATGA